A window of Candidatus Babeliales bacterium genomic DNA:
AATCAGCAAATAGCGCCTTTGTTTGAGCGAGTTGCTGAATTTCGAATGCAATCTAATGCTGCGGAAGTTATGTTTGAAATATTGGCTGAAGTTGAACGATTATATGAGCAAGGTCTGCAAGAAATCAGGCGGCAAAATCTTGGAGCGCCAGACATTGGCGGAATGAGTGAATTTTAAGCAGTCTATTGTCATTATGAACGTAGTGTCATAATCCAGAAGTTATGCGCCCAGTATGGGCGCGACGTAATAAAAAAGGAGATTTTATGAAGGTATCAAAAATAGTGTTATCGGTAGCAATGATAAGTGCGATATGCATTCCACACGTTCTATATCCAGCACTTTCTGGAGCAGAAGTGAAAGAAGATGCAGCAGCGCGTGCACAGCTGGCAGAACAACGGTCAGCGGTAGCAAGACAACGGGAATTGGAAGCGTGGCAGCAAGCAGAAGCAGATAGGTTAAAAAGAGAAGGCGGTGCGCGGGCAGTAGCAGCCCAAGAAGCGCAAGGCCTTGAAGAAGATGATGAAGAGTTGCAGCGGGTTCTTGCAGAATCGCTCAAACCGAAAAGACTAGTTAAGCCACAAGAAGAAGAAAAAGAAGAAGATGAAAAAGTTCATTCGGAAGCATGGTTACAACATCGAGAAGATTTTAACCGCTGGGAAAATGAAGATAAAGCAGTGCGAGAACGGCGTGGTAGTCCTGTGAAGCATAGCGATGCGGATGTAAGGAAGTTAATAGGTAGCACTGCAGTTCCAAGGGCGGTAAGTGAGCACATGGAATCGTTTATCTTAAAAAAAGATGCAGAAGTGATATCGACATTGATTCAAACGGAGCGTCCTATCACGTGTTTAGGAATTAGCAGTGATAGTAAATCTATTTGTGGAGCATCTGAGAATGGAGCGGTGTATGTATGGGATGCTATTACTGAAAAATTAATACATAAATTCGATAGTGGTATAAAAAAACCTTTAGCTATTAGTGGCGACGGTAAAATCATTATTGCGGCCGATGCTTTGAGCCATATACTTATTTGGAATGTGGATACTAAGGCATCAAATCGTATTGATGATGTTTATCTTGCAGGGGGGCTGTCAAATATAGCTATTACTGCTAAAGGTGAGTTTGTTATTGAACGAGCATTGGGAAAAATACGTAGTTTTTATGCATCTACTGGGCGCGAGTACGATACATTTGCGGTTGACAGGTGGACGATGGGCGGCGGTATAGCGACCAATACAAATGGAAGTTTTGTTGGCATTGGTAGCGGACATTATGTGCATATTTATGATACTGAGCTTCATCGATTAGTTAATTCGGTTTATATTGGCGAGGCGCAGACATTTGCGCTTGCGGCAGATGCTAGTTTTATTGTTTCCCAATCGCCGTATGGTTTAGACATTTGGAATGCTAAAGATGGTGGTCTTATAATAAATAGCCCTAATCTTCCTGTGACAGGGTGGCAGACAGAAGCTATCGTAATTGACGGTGGTAATAATTTTATTGTGGCTGCTTATAAGGCTGGTATACGAATTTGGAGATTAGTATCTTCTATTGCCAACGTAGCATATGCACGTAGAGGACATGCTGTAGATGAAGCCGAAAAATTACGCGATCAAGCAAAAGCGGTACGCAAGTTCCCCGCAAATCGTTTGCGTGCAATTAATAAAGGTGTTGCGTTATTAAAAAGTGCAGATATGACAAGAAAAGATTTTGAGGCATATATTGGAAAAATCAAAAATCGTATCAACAAAGAATTTCAAGAAGGCAGAGATGAGGCTGTCGT
This region includes:
- a CDS encoding WD40 repeat domain-containing protein yields the protein MKVSKIVLSVAMISAICIPHVLYPALSGAEVKEDAAARAQLAEQRSAVARQRELEAWQQAEADRLKREGGARAVAAQEAQGLEEDDEELQRVLAESLKPKRLVKPQEEEKEEDEKVHSEAWLQHREDFNRWENEDKAVRERRGSPVKHSDADVRKLIGSTAVPRAVSEHMESFILKKDAEVISTLIQTERPITCLGISSDSKSICGASENGAVYVWDAITEKLIHKFDSGIKKPLAISGDGKIIIAADALSHILIWNVDTKASNRIDDVYLAGGLSNIAITAKGEFVIERALGKIRSFYASTGREYDTFAVDRWTMGGGIATNTNGSFVGIGSGHYVHIYDTELHRLVNSVYIGEAQTFALAADASFIVSQSPYGLDIWNAKDGGLIINSPNLPVTGWQTEAIVIDGGNNFIVAAYKAGIRIWRLVSSIANVAYARRGHAVDEAEKLRDQAKAVRKFPANRLRAINKGVALLKSADMTRKDFEAYIGKIKNRINKEFQEGRDEAVV